Proteins encoded by one window of Phenylobacterium soli:
- a CDS encoding DUF885 domain-containing protein: MLSRRHMLLVAGASAALAGCATAKPPAAPAAPPPPAPPPAPPPTAEQQLNAALDDFFNEYLQNFPELASSLGLDTGAHADLKSKLHRGSLEALQQDKARTAAQLARLNGIDAAKLSGMAAVNYASVHEDLRVTDAANRRYNYGGQGAGSPYVLSQITGSYQDAPDFLATQHTIETAADCEAYVARLSELGRLIDEESERCRHDAGLGVIPPDFALKGAITSMKTINTGPEKSVLVTSLVDRARAKGIAGDWQAKASRAYSERVGPAMDRQAALLADLLPKSTHDAGVWRLPDGEAYYAAALASQTTTTMTPAEVHQLGLEVGKELSARADVLFKKIGMTKGTVGERYKALFKSKKYIYPNTDAGKAKLVADLNKVVQDMQARLPQYFGALPKAPLEIRRIPKETEQGASTHYNSGSLDGTRPGIYWLNLRDTAEAPYWDLITTTYHEGIPGHHLQLTLALQADLPMLRRVSGFGAYQEGWALYAEQLAQEMGVYADDPAGELGYIHDALLRSGRLVTDTGIHAMRWSREKAAQTLSSIEGDPITLANQEIERYAVWPGQACSYMVGKVTILRLRDKARTALGPAFDIRKFHDAVLLAGAMPLTVLETAVDNYIASARSA; the protein is encoded by the coding sequence ATGCTCAGCCGCCGCCACATGCTGCTCGTCGCCGGCGCCAGCGCCGCGCTGGCCGGCTGCGCCACGGCCAAGCCGCCGGCCGCGCCCGCCGCCCCGCCGCCGCCGGCTCCGCCCCCTGCGCCGCCGCCCACCGCCGAACAGCAGCTGAACGCCGCCCTCGACGACTTCTTCAACGAGTATCTGCAGAACTTCCCCGAGCTCGCGTCCTCGCTCGGCCTCGACACCGGCGCGCATGCGGACCTGAAGTCGAAGCTGCACCGGGGCTCGCTCGAGGCGCTGCAGCAGGACAAGGCCCGCACGGCCGCCCAGCTCGCGCGCCTCAACGGCATAGACGCGGCCAAGCTTTCCGGCATGGCGGCGGTGAACTACGCCTCCGTGCACGAGGACCTGCGGGTCACCGACGCGGCCAACCGGCGCTACAACTACGGCGGCCAGGGCGCGGGCAGCCCCTATGTGCTGAGCCAGATCACCGGCTCCTACCAGGACGCGCCCGACTTCCTGGCGACCCAGCACACCATCGAGACCGCCGCCGACTGCGAGGCCTATGTGGCGCGCCTGTCCGAGCTCGGCCGGCTGATCGACGAGGAGAGCGAGCGCTGCCGCCATGACGCCGGCCTCGGCGTGATCCCGCCGGACTTCGCCCTGAAGGGCGCGATCACCTCGATGAAGACCATCAACACCGGGCCGGAGAAGAGCGTCCTCGTCACCTCGCTGGTCGACCGCGCCCGCGCCAAGGGGATCGCCGGGGACTGGCAGGCCAAGGCGTCGCGGGCCTATTCCGAGCGGGTCGGCCCGGCCATGGACCGCCAGGCCGCCCTGCTGGCGGACCTGCTGCCGAAATCGACCCACGACGCCGGCGTCTGGCGCCTGCCCGACGGCGAGGCCTACTATGCCGCGGCCCTCGCGAGCCAGACCACCACCACCATGACCCCCGCCGAGGTGCACCAGCTCGGCCTCGAGGTCGGCAAGGAGCTCTCCGCCCGGGCCGACGTGCTGTTCAAGAAGATCGGCATGACCAAGGGCACGGTCGGCGAGCGCTACAAGGCGCTCTTCAAGTCGAAGAAGTACATCTACCCCAACACCGACGCCGGGAAGGCCAAGCTGGTCGCTGACCTCAACAAGGTCGTCCAGGACATGCAGGCCCGCCTGCCGCAGTACTTCGGCGCCCTGCCCAAGGCGCCGCTGGAGATCCGCCGGATTCCGAAGGAGACCGAGCAGGGAGCCTCGACCCACTACAACTCGGGCAGCCTCGATGGCACGCGGCCGGGCATCTACTGGCTGAACCTGCGCGACACCGCCGAGGCGCCCTACTGGGACCTGATCACCACCACCTACCACGAGGGCATCCCGGGCCATCACCTGCAGCTCACCCTGGCGCTGCAGGCCGACCTGCCGATGCTGCGGCGGGTGTCGGGCTTCGGGGCCTACCAGGAGGGCTGGGCGCTCTACGCCGAGCAACTCGCGCAGGAGATGGGCGTCTATGCCGACGATCCGGCCGGCGAGCTCGGCTACATCCACGACGCCCTGCTGCGCTCGGGGCGGCTGGTCACCGACACCGGCATCCACGCCATGCGCTGGAGCCGCGAGAAGGCGGCGCAGACCCTGTCCTCCATCGAGGGGGATCCGATCACCCTCGCCAACCAGGAGATCGAGCGCTACGCGGTCTGGCCGGGTCAGGCCTGCAGCTACATGGTCGGCAAGGTCACCATCCTGCGCCTGCGGGACAAGGCGAGGACCGCGCTGGGGCCCGCCTTCGACATCCGCAAGTTCCACGACGCGGTGCTGCTCGCCGGCGCCATGCCGCTGACCGTCCTGGAGACGGCCGTGGACAACTACATCGCATCGGCGAGGTCCGCCTGA